The Geobacillus genomosp. 3 genome segment TTCGCTCGCTGCGATGTCATCGATGATCGCCTCGCTGTAGCCTTGCAGCATGGCGATCGGCGTGCGCAGTTCATGGGAAACGTTGGCGATAAAATCTTTGCGCAATTTGTCAAGCCGCCGCTCCTCAGTCATGTCGCGCAAGACGGCAACCGCGCCGCGCACCGTCGTTTTGCCGTACAACGGCGTCATTAAAATGACCCACGTCCGCCCTTGCAGCGTCACTTCGATCGATTGCTCCTTCTCCTCGCGGACGACGCGGGCGAACAGTTCTTTCACTTGCGGCGGCAGCGGCGCCATGGCCTCGACATCGTTTCCTTGTTCAAAGTACCACGCCTGCAAAAATCGCTCAGCCGGCGGGTTCGTAATCAAAATTTCCCCGTCGCGGTTGAACGTAATGACACCGTCGGCCATGCTGCTTAAAATGCTGGCGAGCTGTTCTTTCTCTTGGTTCAACGCGTTGATGTTAAATTGGAGCCGCCTTCCCATTTGGTTGAACGCCATCGCCAACCCCCCGATTTCATCGTTCGTTAAAATCGGCACTTTCGTGTCAAAATGGCCGCGCGCCACTTCAAACGCAGCTTGGCGCATTTTCCGGAGCGGGGCGGTGATGCGCGTCGATAAGAAGAAAGCGAAAAACGTCGTCATAATAATGGCGATAAAGGCGGCGAGAAAAATGAGCTCTTTCGTATGCTCCGTCGCGTCAGCGATCGCTTCGAGCGACTGGTAAATGAAAACGGCGCCGCGGCTGCCGTCCGGCATCGACATCGGCACGCCAACGATAATCATGTCGTAAGGCAGCTCTTCATTTTGTTGCCACTCCGGCGCGTACAGGCGTTTTTTCACCGTCGTCTGATCGGTGAGGACGCGCCGCAAGTCGGCATCTTGGCGGATGAACGACAGCGGCACGTCATGCAGGTCAGCACCATCGGGTGAATACCAATAGTGCGACTCGTCAGCGACGATAACTGCCTTCGAGCGGTTGTCAACGAGCGTCCAGGCGATCGAACGGGCGAGCTGTTCATCGCGGTAATCGTGCATCACATCCGCCACTTTTGTCGCCAGGCGGGTTAAATCGTTCTCTGCCTCTTGGACATAGTAATCCTCGAAAAATTTAATGAGCAAAATCGTTAGAATAAAGAGAACACATGCCACAAGCAGCAAAATCGTAAACCAAAGCTTGCCGACGACACTGCGAAACAGCCACATCAGTCGCTCACTGCCTCAAACTTGTAGCCGACGCCCCAGACGGTGACGATCATTTTCCCGGCTTGCGCCGACGCCTTGTTCAGCTTTTCGCGCAGCCGTTTAATATGGGTGTCCACTGTGCGCAAATCGCCGAAAAACTCATAATGCCAGACTTCTTTCAGCAGCTGCTCGCGGTCAAACACTTTGTCCGGCGAGCGGGCTAAAAAGAGAAGCAACTCGTATTCTTTCGGCGTCAAGCTTACTTCTTGGCCGTCAACCGTCACCCGGTGGGCGTCGTTGTCAATCGTCAAGTGCGGAAACACGAGCACGTCTTTCGCTGTCGTCTCCGCCGGCACGTAAGCGGCATTGGCCGCGCGGCGCAGCAGCGCTTTGACGCGCAAGACGACTTCGCGCGGACTGAACGGCTTGACGATATAGTCGTCCGTGCCGACTTCAAATCCTTGAACGCGGTTCGACTCCTCACCTTTGGCCGTCAGCATAATGATCGGCGTCGTTTTTTGCTCGCGAATTTCTTTGCAGACGTCAATGCCGTCTTTACCCGGCAGCATCAAATCCAGCAAAATGACATCGTAGTCGTTGGTCAACGCCTTCTCGAGCGCTTCATTTCCATCACCGGCTTCATCAATGACATAATGTTCCCGTTCCAAATACATTTTCAACAGCCGACGGATGCGCTCCTCATCATCCACCACCAAAATATGAACCGGCTTTTCTTGCTTCTCCATGCCAAAACACCCTCCTTCATCAGCTAGAAACAGTCCCCCCATTTTCTAGTTTACTGAAAAAACGGATGCCCGCCAATAGGGCATCCGTTTGCCTTGCGCTTACATTCCGGCGTACGAGTGCAGCCCCGCGATGACGAGGTTGACCGCCACTAAGTTGAACATGATGATGGCAAAGCCGATGACGGCAAGCCATGCCGACTTTTCCCCATGCCACCCTTTTGACAGCCGGAGGTGCAAAAAAGCGGCGTAAAACAGCCACGTAATGAGCGCCCATACTTCTTTCGGATCCCAGCCCCAAAAGCGCGTCCAGGCGATTTGCGCCCAAATCATGGCGAAAATGAGCGCCCCAAGCGTAAACACCGGAAACCCGATCGCCACCGCCCGGTAGCCGATTTCATCGGTCAAATCCAAGTTGACGTTTTTCACAAGCGGCTTGAGCGCGGCGGCGATGCGCTTGCGCAATAGAAGACGAAGAGCGGCATACAGCACCGCGCCCGCCATGAGCGACCAAATGACCGTGTTCAGCTTTTTCGCGTTAATGATCGCCGGCATCTCAACAAGCGGCGTCAATCGGTCTGCGCTTTCTTCCATCAGCTTCCCTTCGTGCGGCCCGACAAGCGCCGGCATATGGTACTCGACTTCAGCCGGCTGGCCGTTTTTATCAACCCATGCAAACTTCGCCTCATACCCGGAAAGCCCGAACGACGTCGAGACGATGACAAAGCCGAGCGTCGCCACGAGGCAAAACATGACGACTTCCAGCCAAAACGTGCGCTTGGACGGCTTCGACTGATCGACAACGCGAATCAAGTAAATTAACCCGGCGACAAAGCTGATCGCCAAAATCGCCTCCCCGGCGGCCGCCGTTGTCACGTGAATGTGCAGCCAGTCGCTTTGCAAAGCGGGAATGAGCGGCGAAATCTCACGCGGAAACATGCTCGCATAGGCGATGATCAGCAACGCAACCGGAAGCGCAAACAGGCCGAGTACGCTCAACCGGTAAATGAAATAAACGATGATAAAAGCGGCGACAAGCATCATGCCAAAAAACGTCGTAAACTCGAACAAGTTGCTCACCGGAGCATGCCCGGCAGCGATCCAGCGCGTCACAAAATAACCGACCTGGGTGAGAAAGCCGATGATCGTCACGGCAATGCCAAGCTGCGACCAGCGGTCCTTTCCTTGCCGTTCCTTCCGTTTATCGCGAATGGCACCGCCAAAAAGAAACGTGCCGATCAAATATAACACAAACGAAATATAGAGCAATGTGCTGCTAAGCTGTGCCATGTCCATGAGCTTGTCCCTCCTGTCCGGCTTGTTTTCCTTCTTCGAGCCGATCGGCCGGCATCGTTAAGCCGGTGCCGTCAAGCAGGCGGCGCAGCTCGTTTTTCAGGCCGAACCAGTTTTTATTCGTATGGGCGGCGATCCATAGTTCGCCGTTTACCCGCTGCACCCAAACGCGGCGGTGGTTCCAATACATTCCTTGAATCAATCCGATCATGAAAATCGCGCCGCCCACCCCTAAAATCCAAAGCGTGAAATCACGGCGGACGGTTAAGCCGGAGACGTTGCGCGTCTCCAGTCCGGCAAACGCCATTTTGTATTTGTTGTCGCCAAACGGTTCGATCGTTTGCTGAATGGCAACGAAACTGACTTCCCCTTCCGGCCGGTCCGGCGCATACATTTTAAAGACGAATGCCGGGTTGTTCGGCACGCGCGATTTCGTCGACGGATTGCCGTCTTCGTCAAACTCAAAGTCAGGAAAATAGCTTAATAGTTCGACGCGGTAACCTTGTCCAAGATCGTATGATTCTTTCGGATCGTACAAATCTATCGTCACCGTACCGAACGTTTTGCCCGATGATTTGTCGGCCAGCTCAAACGACATCGACTTCGGTTCGTTCAGCCGGAAATCGACTTGATAGAGTGCGTAATGATTGAATTTCAACGGTTCATTGACACGAATCGGGTATTCTTTCACTTTTTCAAGCTCCGGCTTGGCGCCGGCGACCGCCGGGTCGACACGCTTATACAAGACGACATTCGTCTGGTAGTTTTCCGCAATCATTCCATTTCCGACGCGGTCGATGGCGGCGTTGAACACCTCGTTATCCTCGCCTTTTTTGTACGTATCAAAAATAAACTTTTCGCTTTTTAGAAAATATTGACCGTCAGTCCCGGGAATTTCTTTCGTTTCCCCTTCGCGAATCCACATCACTTCATCAATGTACATGCCCGGCACCGAGCGGAGCATCGCCCCGATTAAAAAAATGATCAAGCCGACATGATTCACATACGGCCCCCAGCGGGAAAAGCGCCCTTTTTCGGCCAACAGATGGCCGCCTTCTTCCCGGACGCGGTAACGCTGCCCGGCAAGCCGCTCCTTCAGCACAGCAACCGCTTTGTCCATATCGCTGACGCGCGAAACGCCAAACAGCCGCTGCCGCTCCAAAAAGTGCGGATGGCGCTTCACCCCTTGCCGTTTCAAGGCGCGGTAAAGCGGCACGACGCGGTCCAAGCTGCAAATGACGAGTGAGACGCCGATCAAGGCGATGAGCAAAATGTACCACCACGAGCCGTATAAATTGTTAAAGCCGAGCTCGTAATATAGTTTTCCCGCCCAGCCGTACTGCTCTTCGTAATAATCGGCCGGATTGGCGTTGGGCGGGATGTACATTTCTTGCGGAAAAATCGTGCCGATCGCCGAGGCGATGAGTGTGATGACGATGAGCGCCACTCCGACTTTGACCGACGAAAAAAACGCCCAAATTTGATCGACGATCGTTCGCTTGTACGTTTGTGACCGGCGCGCGCTCCCTTCGTAGCGCATGTCTAAAAGCGGTTTCTCTCCCTGCTCCTCAAGCGGCTTGCCGCACGACTCGCAAAACGCTGTGCCGTGCGGGTTAACGTGGCCGCATTCGCATTTCACGTGTTCCATCGCGCAAAACTCCTCACGGTTTAATGCCTTCTAGATGCTGCCTGATATCTTCTTTTGTCATCGTGCCGGTAATGATTTTCTTCACTTCGCCGTTTTTATCGATCAAAAACGTCGTCGGCAGCGGCCCGACGTTATACGCATTCAGCACTTGGTCTTGGCGGTCGATGACAATCGGAAACATTAAGCCGAACCGTTCGGCAAACTTTTCGACGCTTAGCTTCGGTTCGCCGACATTGACGGCTAAAATTTCCACTCCTTGCTTTTGATAGACCGGATACAGTTCATTCATATACGGCATTTCCCGTTCACACGGTTTGCACCACGTTCCCCAAAAATTCAAAAAGACGCCTTTGCCGCGGTAGTCCGAGAGACGGTGTTCGCGCCCTTCCAAGTCGACCAGCACAAAATCAGGCGCTGTTGAGCCGATCGCGACCGCCGTTTTCTCGGTAAAAAAGTTGGCGTAAATCGTATAGCCGAGCGCGGCGAGCAATGCGAGCAAAATGGCCGTTCTCATCACTAAGCGCTGTTGTTTTTTCATCACTCAAACCCCTTTAGTTTCTCATCCCCCCCTGCGGTCGCTGCCGCAGAGGTCCTGCATGGCGGTTCACAATCTCCCATTTTCCATTATAGCAAAGTTTCACTTCGCCCTATGCATGTGGATATGAACGTTATGTGACAAAGTTCATCACTATTTTTTCCCCCCGGATTGGGCAATCGCCCGCAGCAGTTTCACTTCATGCGGTGACAGCTCGCGATATTCGCCAGGGCGGAGCCCTTTTAAATCGAGAAACGCGTACCGCTCTCTCTTCAGCTTCAGCACTTCACAGCCGATCGCCTCAAACATGCGGCGCACTTGCCGATTCCGTCCCTCATGGATGCGAATTTCGACAATCGCCGTCCGCTTTTTCCGGTCGACTGAGAGCAGTTTCACTTTCGCCGGCGCCGTCACGCCATCTTCGAGCAGCACCCCTTTCTCGAGCTGCTTCAGCTGCTCGCGCGTCGGGATGCCTTTCACTTTTGCGACATACACCTTCTCGATCTCATAGCGCGGATGCATCAACAAGTTGGCAAAATCGCCGTCATTCGTCAGCAAGAGGAGGCCGGACGTATCATAGTCAAGCCGCCCGACTGGGTAAATGCGTTGGTGAAGGTCTTTAAAAAAATCGGTCACCACTTTGCGCCCTTTCTCATCTTTAACGCTTGAGATGACGCCGCGCGGCTTGTAGAGCAAATAATATACCGGTTCCTCGCGCTCAACCGGGATGCCGTCGACTTCAACATCGTCGCGCGGCCCGACTTTGACGCCAAGTTCGGTGACGATGCGGCCGTTGACTTTCACCCGCCCTTGCAAAATCATTTCTTCCGCCTTGCGCCTTGACGCGATGCCGGCGCGGGCAATCACTTTTTGCAGCCGTTCCATGTTTGCCTCACCTCTTTCATCATCTTACCCTTTCCGTCTAACAGATACAAGTTTGCCGATTTTATTTTTAACATATCCCGCCTGTCTTGCAAACAAAAAAACCCGCCGGTTTTCGGAAAATAAAAAACGGACGCGGTCAGCGCCCGAATACAAGCAAAACGATCAAAACGGAGACGATAAAGCTGAGGATGTCCGCTAAAATGCCGACTTTTAACGCATCGCCCATTTTTTTGACGCCGACGGCGCCAAAATAGACCGTAAGGACGTAAAGCGTCGTTTCCGTGCTGCCTTGAATGGTGGAAGCGAGACGCCCGATAAACGAGTCAGGACCATATGTCGCGATCAAATCGGTCGTCATCCCGAGCGCCGCTGTGCCGGAAATCGTGCGAATGGCGGCGAGCGGAACAACTTCCGCCGGCAGCCCGACGGCGGCCGCAAACGGCTTGATCACCTCCATCAGCGCATCAAGCGCCCCTGAGGCGCGGAAGATGGCGACGGAGACAAGCATGCCAACCAAATACGGAATGAGTGAAAAGGCGATGTCGATCCCTTCCTTGCCACCCTCGACAAACGCCTCATACGTCGGCACTTTTTTCGCTGTACCATAAAGCAAAATAAACGCGATCAACGCTGGAATGAGCCAAACTGACAAAAGTTGGACGATGGCCATTATGGCTTCCTGCCTTTCCGCATTCGTCTCCAATAATAATACCGGTCAATCAATACGGCTCCGAGTGTCGAAATCGTCGAGGCGACAACCGTCGTGCCGATAATCTCGCCCGGCGACGCCGACCCGTACGTCATGCGGATTGAAATGACAGTCGCCGGAATGAGTGTAATGCTTGACGTATTAATGGCTAGAAACGTCACCATCGATCGGCTCGCTTCATCGCGGCCGCCGTTAAGCCTTTTTAGCTGCTCCATCGCCTTAATGCCCATCGGCGTCGCCGCATTGCCGAGTCCGAACATGTTGGCGACCATGTTCGAGACGATATACCCGAGCGCCGGATGGCCGGGCGGCACTTCCGGGAACAGGCGGCGCACAAGCGGCATAAACAAGCGCGCGACTTTAGTAAGCAAGCCAGCCCGCTCAGCGATCGCCATCAGCCCAAGCCAGAACACTAAAATGCTGATCATGCCGATGCTGATCGTCACCGCCTCTTTCGCGCTTTCAAACACCGCTTTGTTCACTTCCTCCATCGTGCCGTTGACCGCCGCAAAGGCGATGCCGATGACGGCCATCATCACCCAAATCACGTTAACCATCGATTCTCACACCTAACAGCCGGAACAAATGAAAAAAAAATCCTTGCCCGCTTTCCTCGTGCTCCGGCTCGTAGAAAAGCGGCACAACATCGACCGCCTTCTTGCGCAAGTAAAGCACCGCCTTCCCAACCGCCGCCGGCGCGCGGCCCGGGTCGTCTTTCCATTCCTCGCGCGGCTTGAGCAAATACACTTTCACCCGCAGCCCGTCCATCTCCTTTTCGGTCACCGGATATTGCAAATCGCGGGCTGCACGCAGCCGCCCTTCGTAAAACGGGTCGGAAATTTTCTTCACGACCCGCTCGCCGCTGATTTTTGCAATATGGTAGTTGGAAAATCCGTATTCGTACATGGCAATATGATCGTTCCAGTCATCCGGGGCGTCCAACGTTACGGCAATCAAATCGACCCCGTCTTTGGACGCTGTCGTCACAAGCGTGCGGTGCGCCCGTTTCGTATAGCCGGTTTTGCCGCCGGTGCAATATTCGTAAAGGCTTGTCAGCAGCTTGTTTTTATTCCGCCATACACGCGCCCCGTCTTCGCCGGGCGGAGCGGGGGCGCGGTATACTTTCGTCCCGGAAATGCGGCGAAACTCTTCATTTTTCATCGCATATTGCATGAGCAGCGCCATATCGTAAGCAGTCGAATAATGGTTTTCCGCATCGTCCAGCCCGTGCGGGTTGGCGAATTCCGTATCGCGCATCCCGATTTCAACCGCCTTTTCATTCATTAAAAACACAAACCCCTCGACACTGCCGCCGACATGTTCAGCAATGGCGACCGCGGCGTCATTGCCGGAACGAAGCATCAGTCCGTATACGAGATCGCGCAGTTTCATTTTCTCCCCTTGGCGCAAGTAAATTGACGACCCTTCCGTCCGGACGGCGCGGGCGCTGACTGTGACCGTATCATCAAGCTTTCCGGATTCAATCGCCAAAATGGCGGTCATAATTTTCGTAATGCTGGCGATGCGCCGTTTTGTATAGGCATCTTTGGCGAACAAAATCCGCCCGGAATGCTGCTCTATTAAAATCGCGCTTTTCGCGCTCACCCCTTCCATGGCGTGCAACCGCCCCGGAATGCATGACATGATCCCCGCAGCGAGCGCAATGAGCCAAACGAGTCGCTTCCATCTCTTCATCCGATATTGGCGAGGATCCCCCTCCTTCGGCAAGCGGGGAGGAATCGCCTGTTCCTCCTTTCCGATTAGGCTGAAATGAGCGCAACAGAGAAAACATTGCAACGGAAACAGGCTGAGCATGGAGGCCATGCTTTGTACAAGTGTATGCGCCGATCGGACAAATATGATGAAAAAATATCGCTATAGAAGCGCGCAACCCCCGCCAAAAGAGGGGAAGTACGGCGAGCGCATCATCTGTATGAAGCGCATCACCTTTCCGGAAAAACCGCCCTCCAGGCAGCGTTTGCCCGCTCAAAAAAAAACAGGCGGGAGATCCCCCGCCCGTTTAAAATGGCTGCCAGCGCAGCTTCCGCGCTTCGACAAAGCGCGCTTCGACGTTGCGCCAGTTGACGACGTTCCACCAATGTTCGATATACGCCCCTCGGTCGTTTTTGTATTGCAAGTAGTAGGCATGCTCCCACACATCGAGCACAAGAAGCGGAAT includes the following:
- the resA gene encoding thiol-disulfide oxidoreductase ResA → MKKQQRLVMRTAILLALLAALGYTIYANFFTEKTAVAIGSTAPDFVLVDLEGREHRLSDYRGKGVFLNFWGTWCKPCEREMPYMNELYPVYQKQGVEILAVNVGEPKLSVEKFAERFGLMFPIVIDRQDQVLNAYNVGPLPTTFLIDKNGEVKKIITGTMTKEDIRQHLEGIKP
- a CDS encoding response regulator transcription factor, yielding MEKQEKPVHILVVDDEERIRRLLKMYLEREHYVIDEAGDGNEALEKALTNDYDVILLDLMLPGKDGIDVCKEIREQKTTPIIMLTAKGEESNRVQGFEVGTDDYIVKPFSPREVVLRVKALLRRAANAAYVPAETTAKDVLVFPHLTIDNDAHRVTVDGQEVSLTPKEYELLLFLARSPDKVFDREQLLKEVWHYEFFGDLRTVDTHIKRLREKLNKASAQAGKMIVTVWGVGYKFEAVSD
- a CDS encoding nucleoside recognition domain-containing protein produces the protein MVNVIWVMMAVIGIAFAAVNGTMEEVNKAVFESAKEAVTISIGMISILVFWLGLMAIAERAGLLTKVARLFMPLVRRLFPEVPPGHPALGYIVSNMVANMFGLGNAATPMGIKAMEQLKRLNGGRDEASRSMVTFLAINTSSITLIPATVISIRMTYGSASPGEIIGTTVVASTISTLGAVLIDRYYYWRRMRKGRKP
- a CDS encoding ATP-binding protein, which translates into the protein MWLFRSVVGKLWFTILLLVACVLFILTILLIKFFEDYYVQEAENDLTRLATKVADVMHDYRDEQLARSIAWTLVDNRSKAVIVADESHYWYSPDGADLHDVPLSFIRQDADLRRVLTDQTTVKKRLYAPEWQQNEELPYDMIIVGVPMSMPDGSRGAVFIYQSLEAIADATEHTKELIFLAAFIAIIMTTFFAFFLSTRITAPLRKMRQAAFEVARGHFDTKVPILTNDEIGGLAMAFNQMGRRLQFNINALNQEKEQLASILSSMADGVITFNRDGEILITNPPAERFLQAWYFEQGNDVEAMAPLPPQVKELFARVVREEKEQSIEVTLQGRTWVILMTPLYGKTTVRGAVAVLRDMTEERRLDKLRKDFIANVSHELRTPIAMLQGYSEAIIDDIAASEEEKKEMAKVIYDESLRMGRLVNDLLDLARMEAGHIELHYEQVKLAPYIERVIRKFHGLAREKGIELAAELRDGDMDIAFDPDRIEQVLTNLIDNAIRHTETGGSVRLIAERSGDGVTIHVQDSGSGIPEEDLPFVFERFYKADKARTRGRSGTGLGLAIAKNIVEAHKGLITVHSKQNEGTTFSLYLPARGPKGT
- a CDS encoding spore maturation protein — encoded protein: MAIVQLLSVWLIPALIAFILLYGTAKKVPTYEAFVEGGKEGIDIAFSLIPYLVGMLVSVAIFRASGALDALMEVIKPFAAAVGLPAEVVPLAAIRTISGTAALGMTTDLIATYGPDSFIGRLASTIQGSTETTLYVLTVYFGAVGVKKMGDALKVGILADILSFIVSVLIVLLVFGR
- a CDS encoding D-alanyl-D-alanine carboxypeptidase family protein; protein product: MKRWKRLVWLIALAAGIMSCIPGRLHAMEGVSAKSAILIEQHSGRILFAKDAYTKRRIASITKIMTAILAIESGKLDDTVTVSARAVRTEGSSIYLRQGEKMKLRDLVYGLMLRSGNDAAVAIAEHVGGSVEGFVFLMNEKAVEIGMRDTEFANPHGLDDAENHYSTAYDMALLMQYAMKNEEFRRISGTKVYRAPAPPGEDGARVWRNKNKLLTSLYEYCTGGKTGYTKRAHRTLVTTASKDGVDLIAVTLDAPDDWNDHIAMYEYGFSNYHIAKISGERVVKKISDPFYEGRLRAARDLQYPVTEKEMDGLRVKVYLLKPREEWKDDPGRAPAAVGKAVLYLRKKAVDVVPLFYEPEHEESGQGFFFHLFRLLGVRIDG
- the ccsB gene encoding c-type cytochrome biogenesis protein CcsB, with the translated sequence MAQLSSTLLYISFVLYLIGTFLFGGAIRDKRKERQGKDRWSQLGIAVTIIGFLTQVGYFVTRWIAAGHAPVSNLFEFTTFFGMMLVAAFIIVYFIYRLSVLGLFALPVALLIIAYASMFPREISPLIPALQSDWLHIHVTTAAAGEAILAISFVAGLIYLIRVVDQSKPSKRTFWLEVVMFCLVATLGFVIVSTSFGLSGYEAKFAWVDKNGQPAEVEYHMPALVGPHEGKLMEESADRLTPLVEMPAIINAKKLNTVIWSLMAGAVLYAALRLLLRKRIAAALKPLVKNVNLDLTDEIGYRAVAIGFPVFTLGALIFAMIWAQIAWTRFWGWDPKEVWALITWLFYAAFLHLRLSKGWHGEKSAWLAVIGFAIIMFNLVAVNLVIAGLHSYAGM
- a CDS encoding pseudouridine synthase: MERLQKVIARAGIASRRKAEEMILQGRVKVNGRIVTELGVKVGPRDDVEVDGIPVEREEPVYYLLYKPRGVISSVKDEKGRKVVTDFFKDLHQRIYPVGRLDYDTSGLLLLTNDGDFANLLMHPRYEIEKVYVAKVKGIPTREQLKQLEKGVLLEDGVTAPAKVKLLSVDRKKRTAIVEIRIHEGRNRQVRRMFEAIGCEVLKLKRERYAFLDLKGLRPGEYRELSPHEVKLLRAIAQSGGKK
- a CDS encoding cytochrome c biogenesis protein ResB; protein product: MEHVKCECGHVNPHGTAFCESCGKPLEEQGEKPLLDMRYEGSARRSQTYKRTIVDQIWAFFSSVKVGVALIVITLIASAIGTIFPQEMYIPPNANPADYYEEQYGWAGKLYYELGFNNLYGSWWYILLIALIGVSLVICSLDRVVPLYRALKRQGVKRHPHFLERQRLFGVSRVSDMDKAVAVLKERLAGQRYRVREEGGHLLAEKGRFSRWGPYVNHVGLIIFLIGAMLRSVPGMYIDEVMWIREGETKEIPGTDGQYFLKSEKFIFDTYKKGEDNEVFNAAIDRVGNGMIAENYQTNVVLYKRVDPAVAGAKPELEKVKEYPIRVNEPLKFNHYALYQVDFRLNEPKSMSFELADKSSGKTFGTVTIDLYDPKESYDLGQGYRVELLSYFPDFEFDEDGNPSTKSRVPNNPAFVFKMYAPDRPEGEVSFVAIQQTIEPFGDNKYKMAFAGLETRNVSGLTVRRDFTLWILGVGGAIFMIGLIQGMYWNHRRVWVQRVNGELWIAAHTNKNWFGLKNELRRLLDGTGLTMPADRLEEGKQAGQEGQAHGHGTA